A section of the Anabaena cylindrica PCC 7122 genome encodes:
- a CDS encoding YkvA family protein, giving the protein MNFSIQSLYSWYRNTLRNPKYRWWVIFGTIAYLISPIDIAPDFIPVIGQIDDVLLLTLLVSEVSGLVIDGWKAKKGNVETGVNESTSTDNTVDVDAVSVK; this is encoded by the coding sequence ATGAACTTCTCAATTCAATCGCTTTATAGCTGGTATCGGAACACACTGCGTAATCCTAAATACCGTTGGTGGGTGATTTTCGGCACAATAGCTTATCTGATTAGCCCTATTGATATTGCTCCCGACTTTATACCCGTTATTGGGCAAATTGATGATGTCTTGCTTTTAACATTACTAGTTTCGGAAGTTTCTGGATTAGTAATTGACGGTTGGAAAGCGAAAAAAGGCAATGTAGAAACTGGAGTTAATGAGTCAACGTCTACAGACAACACCGTTGATGTTGATGCTGTTTCTGTGAAGTAA
- a CDS encoding MotA/TolQ/ExbB proton channel family protein: MDILDLFNKGGPAMWPLLVLSVLSVSVIFERLWFWLRILMQEKEIVERVLDAATENWEIATEIAERATDQPIGRFLYAPLRLQRGDAETFRLALESTAAEEVAGMRRGEKLLESVIALSPLLGLLGTVLGLIQSLRSIRIGDLGTESTAGVTTGIGESLISTAAGLIVAIATLVFYRLFQSFVVNQVKVFNKAGNDLELLYRQSPPDLHKSTSGIARDTGRESFNSPRKRGKNKFTTPESPPENTAQNPNPNSAQELENES; the protein is encoded by the coding sequence GTGGATATTTTAGATCTTTTTAATAAGGGCGGCCCAGCAATGTGGCCTTTGCTGGTGCTGTCAGTTCTATCTGTAAGTGTCATTTTCGAGCGCCTATGGTTCTGGTTGCGGATTTTGATGCAGGAAAAGGAAATCGTTGAGCGCGTCCTTGATGCTGCGACTGAGAATTGGGAAATAGCTACGGAAATTGCTGAAAGAGCTACTGATCAGCCGATTGGACGTTTTCTCTATGCACCGCTACGTTTACAAAGAGGTGATGCAGAAACCTTTCGACTGGCTTTGGAATCAACGGCGGCTGAAGAGGTGGCCGGGATGCGACGGGGCGAAAAACTTTTAGAATCTGTGATTGCGCTCTCTCCACTGTTAGGATTGTTGGGTACGGTTTTAGGTTTGATTCAGTCTTTGCGCTCAATTCGCATTGGTGATTTGGGTACTGAATCGACGGCTGGGGTAACTACTGGGATTGGGGAATCTCTGATTAGTACCGCCGCTGGCTTAATAGTTGCGATCGCAACTTTGGTATTTTATCGCCTGTTTCAGAGTTTTGTTGTCAACCAAGTTAAGGTTTTTAACAAAGCCGGGAATGATTTAGAGTTACTTTATCGCCAGTCTCCTCCTGATCTTCACAAAAGTACATCAGGAATAGCACGGGATACTGGCAGAGAAAGCTTTAATTCACCCCGCAAGCGAGGAAAGAATAAGTTTACCACTCCTGAATCCCCACCAGAGAATACGGCTCAGAATCCCAATCCTAACTCGGCACAAGAGCTAGAAAATGAAAGTTAA
- a CDS encoding ExbD/TolR family protein, giving the protein MKVNLHTPIEEVQIQIIPLIDVVFCILTFFLLAALQFTRQQAINVDLPKASTGSTSAASSQSKSDILPVTIDAVGQTYIEKDPVSKDELESRLRQYVEANPNGILVLNASRTATYNDVIQTLDLLRQVGGNRVSLGIIPGPSESLTNSPIPSFVPSIPNTVPIPGTDTQGNSTPSLPSAPPFPSNGEGINPGISPTVPNNSVPQMPEAPGVSNSTPKR; this is encoded by the coding sequence ATGAAAGTTAACTTACATACACCCATTGAAGAAGTCCAAATTCAAATCATCCCGTTAATTGATGTCGTTTTTTGTATCCTGACTTTTTTTCTGTTAGCAGCGTTGCAATTTACTAGGCAACAAGCAATTAATGTTGATTTACCCAAAGCCAGCACAGGTTCAACTTCTGCTGCTAGTTCACAGAGCAAAAGTGACATCTTACCTGTAACTATTGATGCTGTTGGTCAAACTTACATCGAAAAAGATCCTGTTAGCAAAGATGAATTAGAGTCACGTTTAAGGCAATATGTCGAAGCAAATCCTAATGGTATTTTGGTGCTGAATGCATCACGCACAGCTACTTATAACGATGTTATTCAAACATTAGATTTGCTCAGACAAGTTGGAGGAAATCGTGTTTCTTTGGGCATTATTCCCGGCCCATCTGAATCACTCACGAATTCACCAATTCCATCTTTTGTGCCAAGTATACCTAATACTGTGCCAATTCCAGGTACTGATACACAAGGTAATTCTACCCCTTCCTTGCCCTCAGCCCCTCCATTTCCTAGCAATGGAGAAGGAATAAATCCTGGTATTTCGCCAACAGTTCCCAACAATAGTGTACCCCAAATGCCTGAAGCACCGGGAGTCAGCAATTCTACACCTAAAAGGTAA
- a CDS encoding phage holin family protein, translating into MNIVTLLIVWIVTSISLWIISKLPLGVEIDTPGKAVFSAAILGIITALVRPVLGFVFTIPNLVTFDLLSGIFTFMIAVACFSIAAWLVEGFRLRYGIWSAVLGAFTLTIINNLLYKLLGV; encoded by the coding sequence ATGAATATTGTGACACTGTTAATTGTTTGGATAGTCACTTCTATCAGCTTGTGGATTATTAGTAAATTGCCTTTAGGAGTTGAAATTGATACTCCTGGAAAAGCCGTCTTTTCCGCAGCAATTCTGGGTATTATCACAGCATTAGTCAGACCAGTTTTAGGTTTTGTATTTACGATACCAAATTTAGTCACCTTTGACTTATTATCTGGTATCTTCACTTTCATGATTGCCGTTGCTTGCTTTAGTATTGCTGCCTGGTTAGTGGAAGGTTTTCGCTTACGTTATGGCATTTGGAGTGCTGTACTAGGAGCTTTTACACTCACTATTATCAACAATCTACTCTACAAACTACTGGGCGTTTAA
- the psb29 gene encoding photosystem II biogenesis protein Psp29 yields MNNVRTVSDTKRTFYNLHTRPINTIYRRVVEELMVEMHLLSVNVDYSYNPIYALGVVTTFDRFMQGYLPERDQESIFNALCQAVEQDQQRYRQDATRLQAIAQSLPVQDLIAWVSQTTHLDKDADLQAQLQAIAHNPNFKYSRLFAIGLFSLLELADPELVKDEKQRNEALKAIAQGLHLSEDKLSKDLDLYRSNLDKMAQALIVMADILSADRKKRDQRQQQASTPVTPPNTNE; encoded by the coding sequence GTGAATAACGTCCGTACAGTCTCTGATACAAAGCGAACTTTCTATAATCTTCATACCCGTCCAATCAATACTATTTACCGCCGGGTAGTAGAAGAGTTGATGGTGGAAATGCACCTGCTGTCAGTCAATGTTGATTATAGTTACAATCCAATTTATGCCTTGGGCGTTGTCACAACCTTTGACCGCTTCATGCAAGGCTACCTACCGGAACGAGATCAAGAATCTATTTTCAATGCCTTATGTCAGGCTGTAGAGCAGGATCAGCAACGCTATCGACAAGATGCGACTAGATTGCAAGCTATAGCTCAAAGTTTGCCAGTGCAGGATTTAATTGCTTGGGTTAGCCAAACTACTCACCTAGATAAAGATGCTGATTTGCAAGCTCAACTGCAAGCGATCGCACATAACCCTAACTTTAAATATAGTCGCTTGTTTGCCATTGGTCTGTTCTCATTATTGGAACTGGCAGATCCAGAACTTGTCAAAGATGAAAAACAACGCAATGAGGCGCTAAAAGCGATCGCGCAAGGTTTGCATTTATCGGAAGATAAACTTAGTAAAGATTTAGACCTATACCGTTCTAATCTAGATAAGATGGCGCAAGCACTGATAGTAATGGCAGATATACTCTCAGCTGATCGGAAAAAACGCGATCAGCGTCAACAACAAGCCAGTACTCCAGTGACTCCTCCTAATACCAATGAATAA
- a CDS encoding chromophore lyase CpcT/CpeT — protein sequence MSLSPPLIALGNYLAGEFNNQEQAMAESVWYVHLRLWQRPVNLFPKDSITLFAEQANIVNLDQPYRQRIMRLQQGSESLQVQYYMPKNPAAFKGAGNNPTLLNSLTSDQLELLPGCILSITQETLAPHLYRFRTSPSPENICSFTYLGNKIQVSLGFEATETAFLSYDKGIDSETGKATWGAVVGPYCYAKVEAYNLV from the coding sequence ATGAGCTTATCACCACCGTTAATAGCTTTAGGTAATTACCTGGCTGGGGAATTCAACAATCAGGAACAGGCTATGGCGGAGTCTGTTTGGTATGTTCACCTGCGTCTATGGCAACGACCAGTGAATCTTTTCCCCAAAGACAGTATTACCCTATTTGCCGAACAAGCAAATATTGTTAATCTCGATCAACCTTACCGCCAAAGAATCATGCGATTGCAGCAGGGATCTGAGTCTCTGCAAGTGCAGTACTATATGCCTAAAAATCCCGCCGCTTTCAAAGGGGCGGGAAATAATCCCACTTTACTAAATTCGTTAACATCTGATCAGCTAGAGTTGTTACCAGGCTGTATTCTTTCTATTACTCAAGAAACACTAGCTCCTCACCTCTATCGGTTTAGAACTTCTCCATCTCCAGAAAATATCTGTAGTTTTACTTATCTTGGTAACAAAATACAAGTTTCCTTGGGTTTTGAGGCTACTGAAACAGCATTTCTCAGTTACGACAAAGGAATTGATTCAGAAACTGGAAAAGCCACATGGGGCGCTGTTGTTGGGCCTTATTGTTATGCCAAGGTAGAAGCGTATAATCTAGTTTGA
- a CDS encoding STAS domain-containing protein: MNIDQKIYKTQDGNTVIVLKPTDRLDITSAWQFRLKLQECISKLSRHVVVNLGQVDFIDSSGLTSLVAGMRDADKVKGSFRICNVHPDAKLVFEVTMMDTVFEIFETEEEALETIFPNLVKNENLISSHEHESNEEPNNPSGLNSQSA; this comes from the coding sequence GTGAATATAGATCAAAAAATCTACAAAACCCAAGATGGTAATACTGTGATTGTCTTGAAACCAACAGATCGTCTAGACATCACTAGCGCTTGGCAATTTCGCCTAAAGTTACAGGAGTGTATTTCCAAATTAAGTCGTCATGTAGTTGTGAACCTGGGACAGGTAGATTTTATTGATAGTTCTGGTCTCACCTCTTTAGTTGCTGGAATGCGCGATGCTGATAAGGTTAAAGGCAGTTTCCGCATTTGCAATGTCCATCCAGATGCCAAGCTGGTCTTTGAAGTGACAATGATGGATACGGTTTTTGAAATTTTTGAAACTGAAGAAGAAGCTTTAGAAACCATATTCCCCAATTTAGTCAAAAACGAAAATCTGATTTCAAGCCACGAGCATGAAAGCAATGAAGAACCAAACAATCCTTCCGGGTTAAATTCGCAATCTGCTTAA
- the hemF gene encoding oxygen-dependent coproporphyrinogen oxidase, whose protein sequence is MLTKSQTPDVAAESSAFLPPTDGKVRVRQFMQQLQDKISQGLEKLDGVGKFKEDGWERPEGGGGRSRILRDGAIFEQAGVGFSEVWGDSLPPSILAQRPDAEGHSFYVTGTSMVLHPRNPYVPTVHLNYRYFEAGPVWWFGGGVDLTPYYPFAEDAVHLHKTLKQACDQHNPEYYAVFKRWCDEYFYLKHRNETRGVGGLFFDYQHSQSQLYGGTNHHGEAAAYSDKLGTPEPRSWEELFAFVQDCGAAFLPAYVPIVERRHGMEYGDRQRNFQLYRRGRYVEFNLVYDRGTIFGLQTNGRTESILMSLPPLVRWEYGYQPEPNSPEAELYETFLQPQDWINWKLNQL, encoded by the coding sequence ATGTTGACCAAATCACAAACCCCAGATGTAGCAGCAGAATCATCCGCGTTTTTACCACCAACTGACGGAAAGGTTAGGGTTCGTCAGTTTATGCAACAGTTACAAGACAAAATCAGTCAAGGGCTGGAAAAACTGGATGGTGTTGGTAAATTTAAAGAAGATGGCTGGGAACGCCCAGAAGGTGGGGGGGGAAGATCAAGGATTTTACGTGATGGTGCAATATTTGAACAAGCGGGTGTGGGTTTTTCTGAAGTTTGGGGGGATAGCCTACCTCCTTCAATTTTAGCCCAACGTCCAGATGCAGAAGGACACAGCTTTTATGTAACTGGCACTTCAATGGTGTTACATCCACGTAATCCCTATGTACCCACAGTCCATCTGAATTATCGCTATTTTGAAGCAGGGCCAGTCTGGTGGTTTGGTGGTGGTGTTGATTTGACACCTTATTACCCTTTTGCCGAGGATGCAGTTCATTTGCATAAAACACTCAAGCAGGCTTGTGATCAACACAATCCAGAGTACTATGCAGTGTTCAAACGCTGGTGTGATGAATATTTTTACCTCAAGCATCGGAATGAGACAAGGGGTGTTGGTGGTCTATTCTTTGATTATCAACATAGTCAGAGTCAGTTATATGGTGGTACTAATCACCATGGCGAAGCAGCAGCATACAGTGATAAATTAGGTACACCAGAGCCACGCAGTTGGGAAGAATTGTTTGCTTTTGTGCAAGACTGTGGTGCAGCCTTTTTGCCAGCTTATGTACCGATTGTGGAACGGCGACATGGGATGGAATATGGCGACCGCCAACGCAATTTTCAACTATATCGTCGGGGTAGGTATGTAGAATTTAATTTGGTATATGATCGGGGGACGATTTTTGGACTACAAACCAACGGCCGCACTGAATCTATTCTTATGTCCCTACCACCGCTAGTACGCTGGGAATACGGCTATCAACCAGAACCCAATTCTCCTGAAGCTGAACTGTACGAAACTTTCCTTCAGCCTCAAGATTGGATAAACTGGAAACTAAATCAACTTTAG
- a CDS encoding Mrp/NBP35 family ATP-binding protein: MYDVLDSQSVLDILRPVEDPELRKSLVELNMIRNVKIDSGKVSFTLVLTTPACPLREFIVEDCKKAVKQLPGVTDISVEVTAETPQQKSLPDRTGVPGVKNIIAVSSGKGGVGKSTVAVNVAVALAQTGAKVGLLDADIYGPNDPTMLGLADAQIAVRSTETGEVLEPLFNHGVKLVSMGFLIDRDQPVIWRGPMLNGIIRQFLYQVQWGELDYLIVDMPPGTGDAQLTLTQSVPMSGAVIVTTPQTVALLDSRKGLRMFQQLGIPVLGIVENMSYFIPPDQPDKKYDIFGSGGGSKTASELGVPLLGCVPLEISTRVGGDNGVPIVVADPDSAAAKALKAIALAIAGKVSVAALT, from the coding sequence ATGTATGATGTCCTAGATTCCCAGTCAGTCCTAGATATATTGCGACCGGTCGAAGATCCAGAGCTTCGCAAAAGTCTGGTAGAACTGAATATGATTCGCAATGTGAAAATTGACAGTGGTAAGGTTAGCTTTACTTTGGTGTTGACTACTCCCGCTTGTCCTTTGAGAGAATTTATTGTCGAAGATTGTAAAAAGGCTGTTAAACAACTACCAGGCGTTACAGATATCAGTGTAGAAGTGACAGCAGAAACACCCCAACAAAAAAGCTTACCTGACCGCACTGGGGTTCCAGGGGTGAAAAATATTATTGCTGTTTCTAGCGGCAAAGGTGGTGTTGGTAAAAGCACAGTGGCTGTAAATGTCGCAGTGGCGTTGGCACAAACAGGGGCAAAAGTTGGCTTACTGGATGCTGATATTTATGGGCCTAATGATCCCACAATGTTGGGTTTGGCTGATGCTCAAATTGCTGTGCGCTCTACAGAAACAGGGGAAGTTCTAGAACCCTTGTTTAATCATGGCGTTAAGTTAGTTTCAATGGGCTTTTTGATTGACCGAGATCAGCCAGTGATTTGGCGTGGCCCCATGTTGAATGGCATAATTCGTCAGTTTCTCTATCAGGTGCAATGGGGAGAACTGGATTATTTAATTGTGGATATGCCTCCAGGAACTGGAGATGCCCAGTTAACTCTCACCCAATCGGTACCAATGTCAGGCGCAGTGATTGTCACTACACCGCAAACTGTAGCACTGTTAGATTCGCGCAAGGGTTTGCGGATGTTTCAACAGTTGGGTATTCCAGTATTGGGAATTGTGGAAAATATGAGCTATTTTATTCCCCCGGATCAACCGGATAAGAAATATGACATTTTTGGTTCCGGTGGAGGTTCAAAAACTGCGTCAGAGTTAGGAGTACCACTGTTGGGATGTGTACCTCTAGAAATTTCCACCAGAGTTGGTGGAGATAATGGTGTACCAATAGTTGTTGCTGATCCAGATTCGGCTGCTGCTAAAGCTCTCAAAGCGATCGCTCTAGCGATCGCTGGTAAAGTCTCAGTCGCTGCACTGACATAA
- the rodA gene encoding rod shape-determining protein RodA → MLLKPSLPKIRWQYWIKPWQQVDWLLFFLPVAASMFGGLMILSTELKQPVTDWWWHWLVAGIGSLIALFLARCRYENLMQWHWITYALTNFSLVIVMVAGTSAKGAQRWISIGSFNVQPSEFAKIGVIITLAALLHRRTASTLESVFRILAITAVPWGLIFLQPDLATSLVFGSIVLGMLYWANANPGWLILMISPVVSAILFSISWPLSEPIVLIKELSLSPLGLFWAGAMGILGWQTLPWKRFNMGAIASFSLNMLGGELGLFAWNHVLKEYQKDRLSVFINPEHDPLGAGYHLIQSRIAIGAGEVWGWGLFKGPMTQLNFVPEQHTDFIFSAVGEEFGFVGCLIVLFVFCLICFRILHVAQSAKDNFGSLLAIGVLSMIVFQLIVNVGMTVGLAPVAGIPLPWMSYGRSAMLTNFIALGIVESVANFRQRPKYY, encoded by the coding sequence ATGTTATTAAAACCTTCGCTTCCCAAAATTCGCTGGCAATATTGGATTAAGCCCTGGCAACAAGTAGATTGGCTATTATTTTTTTTACCTGTTGCTGCCAGTATGTTTGGCGGTCTGATGATCCTCAGTACAGAACTCAAGCAGCCAGTAACTGACTGGTGGTGGCACTGGTTAGTAGCTGGTATTGGCTCACTTATCGCTTTATTTTTGGCTCGTTGCCGCTACGAAAATCTGATGCAGTGGCATTGGATAACTTACGCGCTGACTAATTTCAGTCTAGTGATTGTGATGGTTGCTGGAACTAGTGCCAAAGGCGCACAGCGATGGATTAGCATTGGTAGCTTCAATGTCCAACCTTCAGAATTTGCCAAAATAGGCGTGATCATCACCTTAGCAGCTTTATTACACAGGCGTACAGCTTCCACTCTTGAGAGTGTGTTCCGTATCTTGGCAATCACTGCTGTTCCTTGGGGATTAATATTTTTACAACCAGATTTGGCCACATCTTTAGTATTTGGGTCTATAGTCTTAGGAATGCTTTATTGGGCAAATGCCAATCCTGGTTGGTTGATTCTGATGATTTCCCCTGTGGTGTCGGCAATTTTATTCAGCATATCTTGGCCTTTGTCAGAACCCATAGTGTTGATTAAAGAACTATCTTTGAGTCCCTTAGGTTTATTTTGGGCCGGTGCTATGGGGATATTAGGTTGGCAAACTCTACCCTGGAAGCGATTTAATATGGGTGCGATCGCATCCTTTAGTCTCAATATGTTAGGTGGCGAATTAGGGCTTTTTGCTTGGAATCATGTACTAAAAGAATATCAAAAAGACAGATTAAGCGTATTTATAAACCCTGAACATGATCCCCTTGGTGCCGGTTATCACCTAATTCAATCGCGTATTGCCATCGGTGCAGGGGAAGTTTGGGGATGGGGTTTGTTCAAAGGGCCAATGACGCAACTAAATTTTGTGCCTGAGCAGCATACTGACTTTATTTTCTCGGCGGTTGGTGAAGAGTTTGGTTTTGTCGGTTGTTTAATAGTACTTTTTGTCTTCTGCTTGATTTGCTTCCGCATACTACACGTAGCTCAAAGCGCCAAAGATAATTTTGGTTCACTGCTGGCCATAGGCGTTTTATCAATGATTGTGTTTCAACTAATTGTTAATGTGGGTATGACTGTCGGTTTAGCACCTGTGGCAGGAATTCCCCTACCTTGGATGAGTTATGGTCGTTCTGCTATGCTGACAAACTTCATTGCTTTAGGAATAGTAGAATCTGTAGCCAATTTTCGCCAACGACCAAAGTATTATTAA
- a CDS encoding NAD(P)H dehydrogenase subunit NdhS — MILPGATVRVKNPADTYYRFEGLVQRVSDGKVAVLFEGGNWDKIITFRLPELEPVDTTAKKKGK, encoded by the coding sequence ATGATTCTGCCTGGAGCAACTGTTCGCGTCAAAAATCCCGCCGATACATATTATCGTTTTGAAGGACTTGTCCAACGTGTTAGTGATGGCAAAGTAGCTGTATTGTTTGAAGGTGGTAATTGGGATAAAATAATTACTTTCCGCTTGCCAGAATTAGAACCTGTAGACACCACAGCCAAGAAAAAAGGAAAATAG
- a CDS encoding HAS-barrel domain-containing protein — MRLPLPQFATGDRHPHHIGEVIETTTTEFLAQCLEPEDLSFPPMPPFGSWVCAMDEESGNQVYAVVYHATTMPIDSVHRARALGLSLQTLREEQPQIFAMLRTEFRAAIVGFEQQSQNLSYNQGVYQYLPPRPPQIHQAVYRCQPEAIVKFTEKLDFLRTILLINGAPVESLAASAIREVYQLRKADREWLIKAGRHLSILLKDDYDRLRFILSQIHP; from the coding sequence ATGCGTCTACCCTTACCACAGTTTGCAACGGGCGATCGCCATCCTCACCATATTGGGGAGGTGATCGAAACCACAACAACCGAATTTTTGGCACAGTGTTTAGAACCGGAAGATTTGAGTTTTCCACCTATGCCACCTTTTGGTAGTTGGGTTTGTGCTATGGATGAAGAATCTGGCAATCAAGTTTATGCAGTGGTATATCATGCCACAACCATGCCTATTGATTCTGTACACAGGGCTAGGGCGTTGGGGTTGTCTTTACAAACATTGCGTGAGGAACAACCCCAGATATTTGCTATGCTCAGAACTGAATTTCGGGCAGCAATTGTCGGATTTGAGCAGCAGTCACAAAATCTGAGTTATAACCAAGGGGTATATCAATATCTTCCACCCCGTCCGCCCCAAATTCATCAGGCAGTTTATCGGTGTCAACCAGAAGCGATCGTTAAATTCACCGAAAAACTAGATTTTTTGCGGACAATACTTTTAATTAATGGTGCGCCCGTAGAATCTTTGGCTGCATCAGCTATTCGTGAAGTTTACCAGTTACGCAAAGCTGACCGAGAATGGTTGATTAAAGCGGGACGACACCTGAGCATATTACTAAAAGACGATTATGATCGCTTGCGCTTTATTTTAAGTCAAATCCACCCCTAG
- a CDS encoding cation:proton antiporter encodes MTVLLMPLVSQFLILEASFQVFDQGLIVPFSILLIVILVVPILFERLRLPSLVGLICCGVVLGHSGWSLFKSESPIISLLSDIGLFYLMFIGGFEFNIQFFRQQQSRSLVFGILSFSLPLMLGTLIGEFWGFGGYIPILMGCLLASHCLLAYPIISRLGVVNNKAITMTMGATIFTDIGTLLTLAVCTASFHGGAFVSAQLITVLGLVIIYSNVVLVGFDWASREFFRRSGDDEGNKFLCVLMSVFLAVAIAQLMGLEKIIGFFLAGLAVNEAVGEGPVKEKLTFIGSVIFIPLFFVILGLRIDLSAFLNGYSTIKLLFLMFGGLIVSKFMAALLAKVIYRYNWQETLTIWSLSIPLVGTTLAVALGGYKPGLLPPEVLNSVIVLVVMTAILGPWLTSLVAGGAADLTGLWVENSQPIHMSELQKQSVQSNFTIVVPVHNPQTQKHLIEMAALLARQSQGKILPLAIAHATAQMDAPELEATWQCNEKLLAKATTQSQLLGAKAEPLLRIDDAYAPGICRVSREQKANLIIMGWGNRTGLRARLLGNVIDNVLWSAHCPVAVARLVESPKRIQRILVPIENLINPTLTALKFVQTLADANQSQVTVLNVCVNLPVWDSLYSLSHNYSGQSKPEQSISKEKQTDPSDRHTRSSQIAARRLREAHCQRRSYLTQLVSQLAVPNPPEIQIITHENVTQAILQAARLYDLVVLPYIRNRTSPGGLAMDDVTNQLAKQLTCSIIILGEPQHNHKLFLSNTSTTQTASV; translated from the coding sequence ATGACTGTTTTACTTATGCCACTAGTATCACAATTTCTGATTTTGGAAGCATCCTTCCAAGTTTTTGATCAGGGACTAATTGTCCCTTTTTCTATTTTATTAATAGTTATTCTCGTTGTACCTATACTGTTTGAGCGGCTACGATTACCAAGTTTGGTAGGTTTGATTTGTTGTGGAGTAGTACTGGGTCATTCTGGTTGGAGTTTATTTAAGTCTGAATCACCAATTATCAGTTTGCTATCAGATATTGGGTTATTTTATTTAATGTTTATAGGCGGATTTGAATTTAATATCCAATTTTTTCGTCAACAGCAAAGTCGTTCCTTAGTATTTGGTATTTTGAGTTTCAGTTTACCCCTGATGCTCGGAACATTAATAGGAGAATTTTGGGGATTTGGTGGGTATATTCCCATTTTAATGGGTTGCTTACTGGCTTCTCACTGCCTTTTGGCATATCCAATTATCAGCCGATTGGGAGTGGTGAATAACAAGGCTATTACCATGACAATGGGGGCGACAATTTTTACTGATATCGGCACGCTGCTGACATTAGCTGTTTGTACAGCCAGTTTTCATGGTGGAGCATTCGTATCGGCGCAATTAATCACTGTATTAGGTTTGGTGATCATTTATTCAAATGTGGTGCTAGTAGGTTTTGATTGGGCAAGCAGAGAATTTTTCCGGCGTTCTGGAGATGATGAGGGTAACAAGTTTTTATGTGTGTTAATGTCTGTATTTCTAGCTGTGGCGATCGCTCAATTAATGGGGTTAGAAAAAATTATTGGCTTTTTCTTGGCAGGTTTGGCGGTAAATGAAGCTGTAGGTGAAGGACCAGTTAAAGAAAAATTGACGTTTATTGGCAGTGTGATCTTCATTCCCCTTTTCTTCGTGATTCTGGGCTTAAGGATTGATTTATCTGCCTTTTTAAATGGATACAGCACAATTAAATTATTATTTTTAATGTTCGGCGGTTTGATTGTCAGCAAATTTATGGCAGCTTTGTTGGCAAAGGTGATTTACCGCTATAACTGGCAGGAAACCCTGACAATTTGGTCGCTATCAATTCCCCTTGTGGGTACAACGTTAGCTGTAGCTTTAGGGGGATATAAACCTGGGTTACTACCACCAGAAGTATTAAATAGTGTGATTGTTTTGGTCGTGATGACAGCAATTTTGGGGCCTTGGCTGACGAGTCTAGTCGCTGGGGGTGCTGCTGATTTAACTGGTTTATGGGTGGAAAACTCACAACCAATTCATATGTCTGAGTTGCAAAAACAATCAGTACAAAGTAATTTCACCATAGTCGTGCCAGTACATAATCCCCAAACGCAAAAACATTTAATTGAGATGGCAGCATTATTGGCTCGTCAGTCTCAGGGAAAAATATTACCATTAGCGATCGCTCATGCTACTGCTCAAATGGATGCACCTGAACTAGAAGCAACTTGGCAATGCAATGAAAAGTTATTAGCAAAAGCCACAACACAAAGTCAATTATTAGGAGCAAAAGCAGAACCGTTACTCAGAATTGATGACGCTTATGCACCAGGCATCTGTCGGGTATCTCGTGAACAAAAGGCGAATTTAATTATCATGGGTTGGGGAAACCGTACTGGCTTAAGAGCGCGTTTATTGGGTAATGTCATTGATAACGTCCTTTGGTCTGCCCATTGTCCAGTAGCAGTGGCACGCTTAGTAGAGTCACCAAAAAGAATTCAACGTATTCTCGTACCTATAGAAAACTTAATTAATCCCACACTAACAGCTTTAAAATTTGTTCAAACCTTAGCAGATGCCAATCAGAGCCAAGTTACTGTGTTGAATGTGTGTGTTAACTTACCTGTTTGGGACAGTTTATATAGTTTGTCCCATAATTACAGCGGTCAGAGTAAGCCAGAACAAAGCATTTCCAAGGAAAAACAAACTGATCCGAGCGATCGCCACACCAGATCCAGTCAAATTGCTGCCAGGCGATTGCGCGAAGCACACTGTCAGAGGCGATCGTACCTCACCCAATTAGTATCTCAATTGGCCGTGCCAAATCCACCAGAAATTCAAATTATTACCCATGAAAATGTTACCCAAGCAATTTTGCAAGCAGCAAGATTGTATGATTTAGTCGTATTGCCTTATATCCGTAATCGTACTAGTCCTGGAGGATTAGCGATGGATGATGTTACAAACCAATTAGCTAAACAACTCACCTGCTCAATCATCATCCTTGGAGAACCACAACACAACCACAAATTATTTTTATCAAATACTTCAACAACTCAAACAGCCAGTGTTTAA